Proteins from one Juglans microcarpa x Juglans regia isolate MS1-56 chromosome 6S, Jm3101_v1.0, whole genome shotgun sequence genomic window:
- the LOC121236773 gene encoding tubby-like F-box protein 7, with translation MCLRSSFSRRFSRSFKELNEKSGRVRDSDEAVGSGRGGGAGQPDRSWAGMLPELLAEIIQRVERSDGDLRQNIVACACVCKRWRQITKEIVPSPSLTGIITFPSCLKKPGPRELPHQCLIKRNKKTSTFYLYLSLTPSFTDKGKFLLAARKYRNGAHTEYIISLDADDLSQGSNAYVGKLSSDFLGTNFAIYDSQPPHSGAKPSISRGSRRFASKQISPQVPAGNFEVGQVSYKFNILKPRGPRRMVCSLKCSSQGETAYDRSLSLGKCNMKKLESAGSGCTILRNKAPRWHEHLQCWCLNFHGRVTVASVKNFQLVAIADQSQPGGKGDEETVLLQFGKVGDDTFTMDYRQPLSAFQAFAICLTSFGTKLACE, from the exons ATGTGCCTGAGGAGTTCCTTCTCTCGTAGATTCTCCAGGTCTTTCAAGGAACTGAACGAGAAAAGCGGGCGCGTTCGCGACTCGGACGAGGCCGTTGGGTCAGGCAGGGGAGGAGGGGCGGGCCAGCCCGACCGCTCATGGGCCGGAATGCTCCCTGAGCTACTGGCAGAGATCATACAGCGTGTGGAGAGGAGTGATGGCGACCTCCGCCAAAACATCGTCGCTTGCGCCTGCGTCTGCAAGAGGTGGAGACAGATCACCAAAGAGATCGTTCCTTCCCCTTCCCTCACCGGCATAATCACTTTCCCTTCTTGCCTCAAAAAG CCGGGACCACGTGAGCTTCCACATCAATGTCTTATAAAACGGAATAAGAAGACATCAACATTTTACCTCTATCTCTCCCTTACACCGT CATTCACGGATAAGGGAAAGTTTCTCTTGGCAGCACGAAAGTATAGGAATGGTGCTCACACTGAGTATATTATTTCACTTGATGCTGATGACCTATCTCAAGGAAGTAATGCTTATGTTGGAAAGTTAAG TTCGGACTTTCTTGGCACGAATTTTGCAATTTATGACAGCCAACCACCACACAGTGGCGCAAAACCCTCAATTAGCAGAGGCAGCCGTCGTTTTGCAAGCAAACAAATTAGTCCCCAAGTTCCAGCTGGGAATTTTGAGGTTGGGCAGGTCTCTTATAAGTTCAACATTTTGAAACCTAGAGGACCAAGGAGAATGGTTTGTTCGCTGAAGTGTTCATCGCAGGGAGAAACTGCTTATGACAGGTCTCTGAGTCTGGGCAAATGCAATATGAAGAAACTTGAATCTGCTGGTTCTGGATGTACAATTTTGAGGAACAAAGCTCCAAGGTGGCACGAACATTTGCAGTGCTGGTGTTTGAATTTCCATGGCCGGGTGACAGTAGCATCGGTGAAGAATTTTCAACTGGTTGCAATAGCAGATCAGAGTCAGCCAGGAGGAAAAGGAGATGAGGAAACAGTTCTCCTTCAGTTTGGGAAGGTAGGGGACGATACCTTCACCATGGATTACAGGCAGCCCTTGTCAGCTTTCCAGGCATTTGCAATTTGCCTAACTAGCTTTGGTACGAAACTGGCGTGCGAGTAA